CCGTGTGCGGGGCCTGGCTGCATTCAACTTGACGACCCAGGACTGTGTGTTGGTTGTGGCATTAATTCATTATCGTATATTTTGCCGAGAATCTTGGCTAACAGCGTAGCATTTGGCTGGGACGGGGGACCTCTTCGACGCACGGCGGGGCCGACCGTGATGTGATGATCCATCGTGGATGAGACATTCACGCTAACAGACATGCGGCAGTTGTTCTGTTCATTGAACTGGCGACATATAGCGTAACTGCCGATGGCGCAGGGAGCGCGTTGCTGTTGCCTTGACGGTGACGCATCGTCACTACGCGCCCGTCGTATATAGTCGAGCCTTTACGAGACTGGCAACAATAATCAGAGACTACATGAGCTGCAAGACTTGCAGCCACGGCCCGCTGCCTGGTGAGCAGCCATAGTCAATGATAAAATTGTCATAAATGATATCCCGTTTCCACAGTGTGCAAGGCCGCGGCCCGCAAGCGTTGATTTACGATAGGGGCACGTTGCTAGGAACCAACGTATTGATACATCACCACCAGGTAAAGCCAACGCTATCAAGACAGGAAGGCGCATATACACTTTTCAAGAGTGGGTTTCGCATGCTGAGCGCGGTATCTGTACTTGAGTTACTCTTGCCGTGCCGATTGGTGTCTCTGTCCAAGGACCAGATCTTTTTCCGTAAGCAGGTTCCATGTCATCAATTATGCAATTGCCTGCAGTTTCTTTCCCTCTATGCTACGATGCTAAATGACCTGCGCCCAGACCTATCTATGCCTGCAAACTGCGCGTTTTGACCCACCACGGTCAGGTCTCTGGTGTCTCCCACCGGGAGGGTAATGATCAGGCTTGTCCACGGGGCCACAAACCCAGAGCTCTCGTCCCTGGCAAACGTCACTTCCACCACCGATCCCTTAACTCGATAGGCAATGGTGTAGTTGGAAACTCTGTGCTtctgcgccgtcgacacgccgtcgtcttcgtacCACGTGGTCTTGTACCACCTCCCATCTTCTGCTCCCTTtcctcgtggcggcggaaAGATTTCGACACCGCGGTAGTCATCCAGCGGCAAGCTTGCCACGTTCTCCTTCTCTCCCGGCGAGAGCACCTGCACGTTCCGCCCGATTGGTATGGCCGCCCCGACCTTTGCCAGCACGGGAATACCAGCGCCGTGCCATTGTGCATCCACTGTAGCCCACTGACCAGCCTCATAGTGCTCATACGGACTGTTGATATTGATgaagccctcgtcgtcatcgctTGCCTTGGGGAGATAGACCAAGGCGTCGCTCACTCCGGGCTCGTACACGCCTCCGACcagcagggcgtcgccaAGCCAGTACTGCGTCTCTCCGTCTGTGATTTGTCTGCTCGTCCACACCTCGGGGTCCGTCTCGTAGCCCCAGCCCGTCCACCGCTGCGGGGGCACCGCCTCTTGGTGGCTGACCAGCATGAGCGAGTATAGGTACGGTATCATCTCATATCTCCTCTTGATCGCCTGTCTGATGAGCGGCGTCACCTCGGGATGCATCCACGGCTCGATCACATCGCCGACGTTGTTGTCTCCGCCCGTTTTGAAACAGTTGATGGCAAAcctcggcgacatggcgCCCAGCTGCACCCAGCGCACGAGCAGCTCGGGACTCGGCTGCGGCCCTTCGAATCCGCCAACGTCGTGTCCATAGCAGTGCATGAGGCTGAAACCAGCGttgagggcgatggcgttggcgccctTCATCCCCGGCCAGGAAGTCACATTGTCGCCGCTCCACGAACTGCACGCGTAGCGAAGGGTTccggccgtggcgctgcgGGTGAGCACAAAGGGTCGTGATTCGGGATcttcgtcgaggagcgcatcGTGAGAAGCCTTGCCGTGAAGCTCTGTGTGCAGGTTACGGCCCCAAAGCCCGACCTGTGGGCGGGATCTGGTCGCATCCGACGCGTCTCTTACAGACGGCTCGTCCAAGGCGCACTGCCAGTCATCGTCGGTGATGGTGTACTCATTGTTGTCGTTCCAGATGCAGTCGATTCCTTCCCGCCGAAGCTGACGGACGCCCTCATACCACCACttgaagcccgccgccgatgtGAAGTCTATGTGGCCGCCTTCGCCActctcgccgccaccggcacTCCAGAGCCGGGTCACTGCCGTGTCGCCAGTGCGAGGGTCTTTGAACAGGGCGCCAGCGGCCTTGAGCTTTTCATACTCTGGGTGGTTTGCCAGAACATACGGCTTAACGTTGGCAATGAGCCGCATGCCGAGCTTATGGTACTCCTGAATGAAGCCTTCGGGATCCGGAAAGCGGTGACGGTTCCAGGTAAATACATTGCGAGTCTTGGGCGGCGTCTCGGAGACCGTATAGCCCGACGACATTTGGTATGCCGAGCAGGGGATATCGTACTGCTTCATCTTCCGTGCCAGTTCAAGCAGGGCTTCCGATGCgggcgggtcgtcgagcatCGAGTACTTCATCCCACCAGAGAGGTATCCGAATGCCCACCGCGGCACAAGCAGCGGAAAGCCCGCAAGTTGTGCATACGTGCCGACGATATCCTTCAGCGTCTTGCCGACGATGATAATCtcctcaaggccgccgtAGTCTTGTCTATAGACCTTGTAAGGTCCCCACATGCCGTCCATCTCTGCACCTACAGAGTACTCGCCGCGCGTGTGGGCGGTTGAGAACAACGCCACGCAGCCAGTTGGGGTCGCATTAATGAGGAGAGGAATATTCTTATACAAAGGGTCTGTACGATAGACATCGTAGCCAAAGCTATCGGTCGCAGACAGCTGAAATCGCCGGCCAGAGAGATCCATGGGTGCGGCTTTCTCGCCGAGACCGACGTGTAGGGTATTGCGCCTATAGCGCGAATAATGGGCGACGCCAGAGCCATTGACGGCGTAGGAACGATGCGGCACGTCTTCATGCAGGGCAGATTTAGAGCCCTCCAGGTTAATTGTGACAAGAGGCGCGCCGTCGGACCAGTCAATAGAGGCAGAGACATCCCCCAGGCGAATGTTCTTGCGATTGTCTGCCGATtcgacagccgccgcgtTAGAGCTCAACTGTGACTGCAGCGCCTGCCGGGGGATGCTGGGGTGCGGGGGCAGGGGATGAGTCTCTGAAGTAAAGGTCGTTCTGAAAACATTGGCACGAATTGCCTCTAGAGTAAAAGTGAAGCCATCCGTGGGGTCTTTGCTGCGAAGGCTGATCCGTGGCGTTGACGGGTCAGTGGCAGGATCTAAAGCCCAGGCTTCAGGGACATATTCTTGTTGAGGCATGCTGAATGAGGCTTTGTTCAGTCCGCTGGCGAATGCTCCGCTTTCGTTTCAAAGGGGGTGATGACGGTTGGCTCAGGACTGCAAGGGAGAAGGCATTGGCTCAGTAAGCCTGCGAATTGAGAGCACCATGGATTTATAAAGCGTCAAGCGACGATGATCGGAACGTCTCATCATAATGCCACATCATGAGGTCCCAGTCGGACTCTCGTTCCGGTGCAAAAGACGGACCGGAGAAAGGAGGGAAACTCCGACCGGAACGGACTGTAGGCCACGGGTCGGACGCATTTGCCTTTTAGCCTTCAAGATCCAATTGCCTCGTGGTGTCTTTGCCAAAATCTGACGGAGAAAATGGGTCAACTCCGATCGGAGAAAGCAAAGCATGTCCGGTGGCTGCATTTACCCACCACTGCCGCTTACATCCCCCCCGCCTCCTCAACCCCAGATTCGGCCACTGCCCACCCGAAATGGAATCCCCATGGGGAGCCTGACCCGGTCTCATTTGCCGAGACGACCAACACCGGACGGGCCTCTCTCCGTGTGCTACTGCATGACGTGGATATAAACAGGAGGTAAGAGCAGCTGGTGTCTGGTCCTGTAGCAACGCCCCAGACTCCGTCGAGTTGATGCCTCCTGAAGGCTCAAAGCTGTCAAAACAATTCGGATTTCTCCCGTTGCGACTGTCCGTTAGGCTCCCTTCGACATGGGTTACAGCAGCAAGGACGGTAATGCAGACAGCATCCACCTAGAGGCCGCTCGGCAGCATGCTCCGACCGGGAGTCCCGACGATGCAAAAGACGGTATTACTGCCGTCCCAAGCACCACGACGAGCGACCATCCGCAGCTCAGAGACAAGGCCGCACAGTTTCTCAAGCAAGCTGACCACCCGGTCGTGGTGACACCGGCCGACAATGATCGCGTCCGCCGCAAGATCGACATGCGACTCCTCCCCATCATGCTGTTCGTCTACTGTCTTCAATCACTCGACAAGACGACCCTTTCGTACGCATCCGTCTTCGGCATCATCCAGGATACGAACCTCGTCGGTGATGAGTTTTCCTGGCTCGGCTCCATTGTCTACCTGGCGCAGCTCGTCTTCCAGCCGCTGATCGCCTGGGGCTTGGTCAGATTCCCGGTGGGCAAGTTCTCGGCAGTGATGGTGTTTTGCTGGGGCGCCGTGCTATGtggcatgacggcggcgtcgaatTTTGGAGGCTTGATGGCAGcgcgtctgctgctgggtgCGTTTGAGGCATCGGTCGGTAAGCCAACTTCCTTCTAGCATCACTGTTCAACGTTGAGCAATGGATGTGAGATACTGACAAGATCCAGCGCCCACTTTTATCGCCATTGTGCAAATGTGGTACAGGCGGCGAGAACAGACGGTTCGCAACGCATCATGGTATTCCATGCTCGGCGTTGTTAACATGGTACGACATAACTCCCATCTTGTATACACTGCTCAATGGTATACTGATTGAATCCTGGCGTGACGTAGCTGGGAAGCCTGTTGACATATGGCCTCGGCCATATCCAGTCGCACTTGCACCCGTACCAGGTACGTGATGGCTTCTCCCGTGCCAGCTTTTGGCATCAAGACTGACCCACGACGTGTAGATCATCTTTCTCTTTTGTGGCTGCATTACAGTTGCATTTTCCGTGGTCATGTTGTATGTTTCCCTGTGTACTTGCATTGACCTATTCCGCCGCCAACGCTTACCCAACGTAGCATCTTCATGCCCGACTCGCCAATGGAAGCCAAGTTTCTCAACCGAGAGGAAAAGTTCATCGCGGTTGAGCGCCTTCGTATGAACCAGATGGGCATCGGATCCGGCGTTTGGAAGTGGGACCATGTGCTTGAAGCGGCCTTGGACCCAAAGACCTGGCTATGGTTCTTCCTCATGTTTGTGATATCGTACGTGCCCCATTACTCACGTAAGCAAACACACATCGGCTTGTGCTTGTGCTAACATCAGACACGCTCAGTGTCCCTAGCGGCGGCATCTCAACCTTCGGGCCTCTCATCATTGAGTCGTTCGGCTTCGACAAGTTCACCACCATCCTGTTCAACATCCCATTCGGGGCCGTGCAGATGATTGCAACCCTTGGCGGTGCCTGGCTCTCCGACAAGCTCCGCATGAAGTCCCCCGTCCTTCTACTACTTTGTCTTCCCCCGATCGCCGGCTTGGCCGTTCTTCTCGCCGTTGGACGTGAGCCAAGCGACCGCgcggtcctcctcgtcggctaCTACATCATCTCCGTCTATCCCGGTATATCGCCGCTCATCTACTCGTGGTCAGGGCAAAACACAGCCGGAGACACCAAGCGCAAGGTGACCACGGGAATGCTCTTCGTTGGCGCCAGTGCAGGCAACGTTGTTGGGCCGCACCTGTTCAAGCCGAGCGAGAAGCCCCGCTACGACCGTGGCGTCAAGACCAACCTGGCGCTGTTCATCGTACTGGCTGTGCTGATAGTGCTAGGCATGGGTCTTATTTGGCTCTTGAATAAGAAGCAGGCCGCGAAGCGCAAGGCGCTCGGCAAGAGCGAACACATCCAGGACTTGAGCATGACGGGGGCCAAGGAGGCGTCCGAAGGCGAAGTGCTGAACCACTTGGATGAGGCGGTGGGCAACAAGGCCTTTGATGATGTCACGGACCTTAAGAACGAAGACTTTATTTTTGTATACTAGACGGAATAGTCTCAAATCGCTGCCATTTCCTTGCTCGAAGAATGGAAGATTGCGCAACGTTCAGGTGCGCGCCAGTCTACTTCTCGTTGACCGTCACGCCAATGGGCAGAGCAACCACCTGCTCGTTCAGCTCGTAGCCACActttgtcgccgtcgcggtacCATCGGCAGCCTCGGTCAGGCAATTGGCCGAGTTTCCATTGATCAGGTTGCCAGAGACGGCGTAGCTCCATCCGTCGGTGGAGCAGCCCGAGTGGCGCGAGAGGATCTTGCCCTCAGCATCCACGATGCACTCGTCAGGGCGGAGGATGCTGTTGATGTGGCCGTCACGGCGCACCTGCCACGTCTGCCCATCGGAACCGTCGCACGCCTTGAAGCTAACCTTGCCAGACTTGTCGTCGGTGAGGCACTTCATGCTGAGGGTGTTGAAGATGAGACCGGTGGGAGTCACGGGGCTGACGGACTTGGCGATGCGGAAGACGGCAGTGCCGTGCGACGGGACGTTgctggcggtgatgccgccgctcttGGCGTCAACCTTGgtcgtcttgcccgtccACAGGTCCTTGACGGTGACGTCCTtgccgcggcggagggccTTGGTGGACAGGCCGGCGCGCTCCCACGACACCGTGAggctgccggccgaggcgcccttGTTGAGGATCGTGACGATGCGGTCGCCATTCTCGACATCCTTGGACAGCACGTCCCAGTTGCTGTCGCGGCTGACGAGGGTGGCCTGCTGGATGAGCTTGTCCTGGTTGATCGCGATAAGGTCCTTGTTGGACAGGTACTCGACCTCCTCCTTGGTGATGGCCGTGAGGTCGGTGCTGAGTAGGAGCGGCGCGCTGAAGCTGCACCACAGGGCGAAGTggctcttcttctcgtcgagcGTGTACGACGGGTGGTCGACGTTCAGGAAGTCGGGGTCGTTGAAGAAGCCGACCTTCTGGTAccgcgcgaggcggacgtGCTGATCGTAGTTGTACATCATGCTGGGCCACGACTTGCCCTTGGGGTAGGTCTGGATGTCGGCCGAGTGGCGCGCAAGGTGACCCATCTTCTGCGCCCATCCCATGATGGTGTACCAGTCGGTGAGGTTCTTTTGGCCCTCGAAGTAGGCGGGCGCCGAGTCGGAGAAGACCATGGCCTCCGGGTCCTCGGCGATGAGCTTCCCCCAGCGAGCGTAGACCTCGCGGTACACGGGCTCGCCACCGTCGGGCAGGTTGCAGCCGTCCATCTTCAGGTACTCGAAGCCCCAGGCCTTGAAGTCCTTCCAGTCAATCTCCTCGTGGTCGAGAGCACCGGGGTAGCCACCGCACGAGAGGGTACCGGCGTCGGTGTAGATGCCCGGGATGAAACCCTTGGACTTCATGTACGAGGTAAGCCACGGCAGGCCCTTGGGAAACTTCTTGGTGTCCCAGACCATGGAGCCGTTGGCGGCACGCGCCATGGTCGACCAggcatcgtcgaggttgaggcGATTGTAGCCAACGTCGCGAAGACCAGTCTTGACGagagcctcggcggcgtcgacgaagatTCCCTCGGTGATGTTGGTCATGAAGCGGGCCCAGTTGTTGAAGCCCATGGGAGGGAGAGGCAGCAGAGGctcggagccggcggcggcggcaccgccaacCAGCCCGACGGCCGTAAGCGCAATCTGAGACTTCATCCTGTGTCGAGTCTGCGGCCCGTCGATGTCGGTGCGCTCCTGGGTGAATGGAGAGGGGAAGCGCGGTTAATTGACTTTTGTAGAACCGCCGTGCAGTGAGTGCCCTTGTCCTCCAAATTAGTTAGGTGTGTAGCAGACAAATTGGCGGCAATATGCAACAGTATTTAAATCCCTGGGCCCTGACTGACAAGACCGGAGGCGGTCCGGCGCCGAtccccgtcgacgtcgcaTTCAGGAAAAGAAACTCATCCCGtcctgcagcggcgcctgcaTGTAACAATTGACGATCGGCGGTCGTGATAGTCGAGAATCTGGGGTTTACACGAAGCACCAGACCAGACAAGAATGGCAGGACGGGGACACGGACACGGACACCGCGGGTAACTGGGGCTGGAAGTAGCAGGGCGTTCATCCGTTGCGTCCGCTCGAGCCTACGACAAGATGAAGAATGCACCGCCGGGATTCACAGGCAAGCCACACCGCactcgacgcgggcggcacgacgCAGGCGGCACGACGCAGGCGGCACGACGCAGCTAAAGGGGCTGACGTCAatgccggcggcccggggGCGGAGCCGGTCGCCCCCCCTAAGCCCTACCCCAAACGGCAGCTGGGAGCTCCCATGCGGAGCCTCGGGCCTGCGAAAGCGGAGCAACTTGGCCCGTCGGCTCTCGTCCGGGGGGGCTCTCCTGTGCCGCCCGTATCGACCAAGATGGATCAACTTACTCAATCGATAGCACGGACTCTGCAACGTTGCAGGGTTCGTGCAACGTTGCGGTCCGGGCGGCAGGAGAAGGGCAATGGCTCTGTGCGcttggtggtgctggcgagGGTTAGAAATGTGCTCTTGATATTAGAATCACATGGTGTTGACGATGGCTTCCATCGCATAGCGAGAGAGTCTCCGCGCCCAGCCGTTGGTGCGCTTCGGTCCAGAGTCACCGACACGCTCACACCTACGCCGGGCTTATACAGACACATGGTGTGCGATGCAATGCTATCTGCAATTCAGATTCGGAAAAATAGAACTGAGATATTGACCAGGCTGCTGCCAATTATACTCATGCGATGATGGACTCAATCTATCGAAGCTAGTGATATGGGCGTTCGCCGCGCGCTGAGTCCAGTGAGATTTCACGGGACATCGAGCGACGAGTCGGGCACTACAGACGCTCTTTGTGCCAAGTGCTTACAGATGGACTGTTCTGAAGTGGTAAACCAGCAAAGCTCGGCCATGACTGCACGACGGGAAGCGAAGCCCTCTTGATCCCAGCCCCTCGATAGACGCGCTTCTACAATGAAGCTGCCACGTTCGAACCGGCTCTATCTTCAGCGCGGTAAGCTTGTCTCTTAGGGTACCAAATGTAACCCCAGCCCTCCCCTCATAGCCCCAAGCACTCGGCAGATCCTGCCGACGACAGCCGTCGGGACTTTGTGCTGATTCCATTGATCTCCTATCCCTGTCAGACACTGTCATCAGGCACAGTAACCGCCAACAGGCAAGCAGTGTTTCCAGCGTCCATTCCCCTTTGGCGAACTGCGTCTAGTCCATGTAACCGACCATCTGACGATCGTCTTCGTGCGCCATCGTCCAGTCCCAATCTACACTCGATTAAACATTACCCATCCGAGGCAGAGGAAATGCTTCTTTGCCACACGGATTACTCCATCTTCAGGCCGGGGACTCGTACCCGGTCCGAGCTAGTGCAGATCGTCGGTTCAATACGGAAGCTCGCAGCACGTCGTTCGTCTTGCTCCCCGCCatccccgcccccccttgCGGGGGATCTCCACTCGACGCTGCCCAGCCCGTCCTCCTACTTACCCGTCTCCAGACATGTTCTGTAGAGTCCCCTCTTTTCGACGGCCCAGTCGCATCGAACGTCGCATCAACTTGCATCAAGACATGCGCTCCAATGGCCTGGACGCGTTTCTGCAGTCGCATCGCGACTCCTACCTCAGCATTCGCCCCCGTGTGATGCCTCCTCTCATGTCTGGATGAGCGCCATGCGTTGAAGCTTTCCGATGGAGCTACGAGCCGTGCGGGCAGGTAAGGTTAAAAAGGGCGTGACTGTCCCGTCCCCGACCTAGGAAGCCCACACCAGCAGACTGGTAAGCCCAACTTCAACACTGCAACGTTGTTGCTGGCGGCACCTTTGTTTACTCTGAGGTAAAGATATTGAATCTCTCATCTCGAGCTAAACCAACCCGGCTGCGAGCATGCTGCTCAAGAGTGCCGCCGCAGGGTTGGCTACGCTTCTCGCGTTAGCCGCCCCTTTGGCGTCCGCCAACCCGACGCCCAAGGGCAACTTCAGCTACAATGACAAGGAATTCTTGCTCAATGGCCAGCCCTACCAGATCATCGGCGGTCAGATGGACCCGCAGCGCATCCCCAAGAAGTACTGGCGGCACCGGCTGCAGATGGCGCGGGCCATGGGCCTCAACACCATCTTCAGCTACATCTACTGGAACAACCTCGAGCCCGTCCCGGGCCAGTGGGACTTCCGCGACCGCAACGACATTGCGCAGTTCTTCCGCATCGCGCAAGAGGAGGGTCTCCATGCCGTTCTCCGTCCTGGGCCGTACATCTGCGGTGAGCGCGATTGGGGAGGTTTTCCGGCGTGGCTGAGCCAGATCCCGGGCATGAAGGTCAGGGAGAACAACAAGCCGTTTCTGGATGCGTCCAAGAAGTACCTCGACCGCCTaggcgccgagctgcgccggctgCAGGTCACTAACGGAGGTCCCATTCTCATGACCCAGCTGGAGAACGAGTACGGCAGCttcgacaaggacaaggcgtATCTGCAGTCTTTGGCGGACATTTTGCGGAGCAACTTTGACGTATTCCTCTACAcaaacgacggcggcggcaagagctACCTGGATGGAGGCAGTCTTcacggcgtcctcgccgaagTCGACGGAGACGACTCCAAGGCGGCATTTGAAGCCCGCGACAAGTACGTCACTGACAAGACGATGCTCGGTCCTCTTCTCAACGGCGAGAAATACATCACATGGATCGACGACTGGGCGGCCAACTCGACGCACCACATCACGTCAGGCAACGcggacgccgtcgcctcggtcGTTGCGGACCTCGAATGGGTGCTGCAGAACAAGCACTCCTTCAGCATCTACATGTTCCACGGCGGCACCAACTTTGGCTTCGAGAACGGCGGCATCTTCGTCAACGGTCGCCTCAATGCCGTCACGTCGAGCTACGACTACGGCGCGCCCCTCGATGAGAGCGGTCGCCCGACTGAAGTATACCACAAGCTGCGCGAGATGATCTCCAAGTACGTGCCCAAGGGTAGCATTCCTGCTCTACCGGCTACGCCCGACTTGACCGAGGTAAACGAATTCGCGCTGTTTCCTGCTGTCGCGCTCTTCGATACCCTGCCAAAGGAACCTAGCAAGAAGTCCGACCAGCCGGTGACTATGGAGTCGCTCGGTCAGTCGTACGGTTTCGTCTTGTACGACCACACCGCTACCGAGGATTCTTCGGGTATCTTGGTCGCTGGTGACGTGCCCCGCGATCGTATCATCGCATACGTCAACGGCAAGAAGGTCGGTGTCGTGGACAGGACGTACGTCACGCCCAAGGCGGTGCAGTTGACCCTCATGAAGGGCGACGTCCTTCGTTTGCTGGTCGAGAATCTCGGTCGCGTAGACTTCAGCCAGCCTCTGcgcgagcaggccaagggcatcgtcggAGACGTCAAGGTTGGAGACAAGGCCCTCAGCGGCTGGTCCGCATACTCCATTCCACTCTCCTCGCTGCCGAAGGATCTATCCGGCAAGGCTGCTGTGAAGGACACACCTGTTTTCTACACCGGTACTTTCAAGGTGAAAGACAGCGCGAAGACCGACCTGTCGGGCGACACGTTTCTTGCGCTTCCCAAGGGTGTCAAGGGCCAGGTTTGGGTGAACGGTGTGAACCTCGGCCGCTACTGGACTGTGGGGCCGCAGCAGAGCCTTTACGTCCCCGGTGTGTATGTGCAGGCGCATGGAAGGGACAACCAGGTGGTtgtgctggagctggagccgaGTGCGGATGTGAAGCTGACTGGCAAGGGCATCGCAACGAGGATCTGGGGCAATAACCCCGACCCCGATGCTCCATGAGTATGATACGTGCAGACTCTCAGAGCTTGTTGTACTTGATCAGATAAGAGACAGATAAAAGCACGTTGAAACCAATCGCAGGTTCACGTTGTCGTATATGTCGGGTGCCCACACTCCAGCAGAGCCTGGACAAATTCATAAGTTCATTCGCTCGTAACGTCGCAGCTATGTACAACAATATCTTGTTTAGACCAAGTAGCGGAATCCCTTGCGCATTCGCAGCGACTCGTCATTGCTTTCGATGAAGTCGCCCTCGGCACGCTGTTCCGCCACATCGTGTATCTCGCTCTCGGCCAGCTTCTTATTCAGGTTCGCAAGCATCAGCTTGAAGAGGTAGCAGCCCACGATAGTGATGCCAAACATGGACAGCACAATACCGTAGCTCTTGCGGTAGCCATTTTCCTTGAGGTCCCAGACATAGGAGCCAGCGACGTTACCAAGCTGGCTGAAGGCGTTGATCATGGCGATGGCAACGGCGCGCTTGGCGGGAGGGCGCGGGAATGAGGAGCTGATCCACGAGTAAAAGACGATGAAGCCCGCATACGAGCCAGCTTGGAGAAAGAGCGCGATATAGCGGGCGGCAACGTTGAGGGTAGCCATGCtgatgacgaagccgacgatgccCATGAGGATGGGGCCGACGATGTGCCAGAACTGTGCAAGTCAGTGGTGAACTTGTGCATGGAGAGCGAGATGTGAGGTCGCTTACCTTTTCTTGCGTTCGGTCGGCGTGCCAGGAGATGATGACAGAGATGAGGCACGAGAAAACCCACGGCGGGGAGCTCATGAGCAGTGTCGGCACATATTCGAACCCCAGGGTTCCGGTCAAGGTAGGCTGGATGTCGCGTTAGCAGTGCGTTTAGCGCGCACAGGGGCTGCAAGACACTCACGAAGAAGGCGTTGAAGGACAGCCCAACGACGTAAGCCGTGAACGTGAACATCATGACGTAAATCTTGGGGTCGCGGACAGCCATCATGAGGCCGTCAAAAGCCCCCTGGTTCTCGGCATCCTTGTCAGCCTCGCCAACATCCTCGTACATGCGCAGCTGGGCGACCAttctctcctcctcggtgaaACCACGCGCATTGTGCGGCAGGTCAGGCAagatgaaggcggcggagatggcCACGGTCATGGTGACAGCACCCTCAATCCAGAacagccagcgccaggcaGCGTGGCCCAGCGTGCCCTGCATGTTGGACAAGACACCGGCTCCGACGAGCGCCGAGAAGGCGTTGGAAATGAGATTGCCGCAGAACAGAATGGCGTTGCGGGTGGTGAGCTCGCGACGCGTATA
The genomic region above belongs to Purpureocillium takamizusanense chromosome 5, complete sequence and contains:
- a CDS encoding Alpha-galactosidase (SECRETED:SignalP(1-18~SECRETED:cutsite=AAA-AG~SECRETED:prob=0.3913)~antiSMASH:Cluster_5.1~EggNog:ENOG503P0BH~COG:G), with the protein product MKSQIALTAVGLVGGAAAAGSEPLLPLPPMGFNNWARFMTNITEGIFVDAAEALVKTGLRDVGYNRLNLDDAWSTMARAANGSMVWDTKKFPKGLPWLTSYMKSKGFIPGIYTDAGTLSCGGYPGALDHEEIDWKDFKAWGFEYLKMDGCNLPDGGEPVYREVYARWGKLIAEDPEAMVFSDSAPAYFEGQKNLTDWYTIMGWAQKMGHLARHSADIQTYPKGKSWPSMMYNYDQHVRLARYQKVGFFNDPDFLNVDHPSYTLDEKKSHFALWCSFSAPLLLSTDLTAITKEEVEYLSNKDLIAINQDKLIQQATLVSRDSNWDVLSKDVENGDRIVTILNKGASAGSLTVSWERAGLSTKALRRGKDVTVKDLWTGKTTKVDAKSGGITASNVPSHGTAVFRIAKSVSPVTPTGLIFNTLSMKCLTDDKSGKVSFKACDGSDGQTWQVRRDGHINSILRPDECIVDAEGKILSRHSGCSTDGWSYAVSGNLINGNSANCLTEAADGTATATKCGYELNEQVVALPIGVTVNEK
- a CDS encoding uncharacterized protein (SMCOG1106:major facilitator transporter~TransMembrane:12 (i81-108o120-141i148-167o173-198i210-228o240-260i309-332o344-362i374-392o404-423i435-451o471-491i)~EggNog:ENOG503NX4R~antiSMASH:Cluster_5.1~COG:G); the protein is MGYSSKDGNADSIHLEAARQHAPTGSPDDAKDGITAVPSTTTSDHPQLRDKAAQFLKQADHPVVVTPADNDRVRRKIDMRLLPIMLFVYCLQSLDKTTLSYASVFGIIQDTNLVGDEFSWLGSIVYLAQLVFQPLIAWGLVRFPVGKFSAVMVFCWGAVLCGMTAASNFGGLMAARLLLGAFEASVAPTFIAIVQMWYRRREQTVRNASWYSMLGVVNMLGSLLTYGLGHIQSHLHPYQIIFLFCGCITVAFSVVMFIFMPDSPMEAKFLNREEKFIAVERLRMNQMGIGSGVWKWDHVLEAALDPKTWLWFFLMFVISVPSGGISTFGPLIIESFGFDKFTTILFNIPFGAVQMIATLGGAWLSDKLRMKSPVLLLLCLPPIAGLAVLLAVGREPSDRAVLLVGYYIISVYPGISPLIYSWSGQNTAGDTKRKVTTGMLFVGASAGNVVGPHLFKPSEKPRYDRGVKTNLALFIVLAVLIVLGMGLIWLLNKKQAAKRKALGKSEHIQDLSMTGAKEASEGEVLNHLDEAVGNKAFDDVTDLKNEDFIFVY
- a CDS encoding uncharacterized protein (EggNog:ENOG503NXTH~CAZy:GH31~antiSMASH:Cluster_5.1~COG:G), with the translated sequence MPQQEYVPEAWALDPATDPSTPRISLRSKDPTDGFTFTLEAIRANVFRTTFTSETHPLPPHPSIPRQALQSQLSSNAAAVESADNRKNIRLGDVSASIDWSDGAPLVTINLEGSKSALHEDVPHRSYAVNGSGVAHYSRYRRNTLHVGLGEKAAPMDLSGRRFQLSATDSFGYDVYRTDPLYKNIPLLINATPTGCVALFSTAHTRGEYSVGAEMDGMWGPYKVYRQDYGGLEEIIIVGKTLKDIVGTYAQLAGFPLLVPRWAFGYLSGGMKYSMLDDPPASEALLELARKMKQYDIPCSAYQMSSGYTVSETPPKTRNVFTWNRHRFPDPEGFIQEYHKLGMRLIANVKPYVLANHPEYEKLKAAGALFKDPRTGDTAVTRLWSAGGGESGEGGHIDFTSAAGFKWWYEGVRQLRREGIDCIWNDNNEYTITDDDWQCALDEPSVRDASDATRSRPQVGLWGRNLHTELHGKASHDALLDEDPESRPFVLTRSATAGTLRYACSSWSGDNVTSWPGMKGANAIALNAGFSLMHCYGHDVGGFEGPQPSPELLVRWVQLGAMSPRFAINCFKTGGDNNVGDVIEPWMHPEVTPLIRQAIKRRYEMIPYLYSLMLVSHQEAVPPQRWTGWGYETDPEVWTSRQITDGETQYWLGDALLVGGVYEPGVSDALVYLPKASDDDEGFININSPYEHYEAGQWATVDAQWHGAGIPVLAKVGAAIPIGRNVQVLSPGEKENVASLPLDDYRGVEIFPPPRGKGAEDGRWYKTTWYEDDGVSTAQKHRVSNYTIAYRVKGSVVEVTFARDESSGFVAPWTSLIITLPVGDTRDLTVVGQNAQFAGIDRSGRRSFSIVA